The sequence TCAGGTGATCTTCATGTCCCGTATCGACGCCGCGCGGGATCTCGTGGCTGCGGCGGGTCGGCGCCGGAATGCCTCGGAAAGCCTTCCAGTTCTTCCGTATGCCGTGCCGGATCTCATCGAGCAACTTACCGGTCAGTTCGATATCAAATGGGTCCTCCTTGTCCACGAAATCCTCGATCTTCATTATGGACTTTGGCCGGTCTTATAACGTTGGCGTGAAAGTCGTACCGCGCTCCACGTCGACAGCTTCCCAGTACCGAAGCGACGCGCCGCCTTGTCGGTGGCAGCGATCGCAGGATCTTGCTGAAGCCAGCGCGGATGCCCATCTTGTCATCCGGGTCCGGCGACCAGGTCAGGCCGGACTTAACCGGGTCAGGCGGTAGGATCTTAAAGCCATTCTTGACGGCGTCCGTCAGGAGCCGCGGCCGCTTTAGCTCCTTGGCGGTCTTGGTGTCGCCGACCTTTAGCGCGGCACGGGCGGCGTAGAACTCGCGCGGGTGGTTGGCGCTTCAGGTGCGCACCCAAAAGCCAAGCTGGCTATAGGCGAGTGCGGGTGGGCCACATTAAGTGAATAGCTCGCGCTAGTCACCGTGAACTTCAAATGCGGTCCGCCAGTTTGCGGCGGGATGCCGTGCAGCCGCCCAGCGCCCTCGACGGATGCCTAACGCCGTAGCGTTCGTATTGCACATCTCGCCTAACGCGCGAGATGGCGCGTCGGATGTCGCCAATCTTGTTGACGGGGAACCCGCCGATCTCCCAGACGATCGAGGACGCGCTCTTGGAGATGATGCGGCCGTAGAGTCAGCTTAGCGTGTACTTCCACACGAGCGGGTGCAGGTGATCCGGTTTCTTCCGCCCGTGTTTGATGTCGATGTACTGCGCCGTCATCCCGGAGAACAGAGGCCCAGGCCGAGACAGAGCATTAATGTCGGCAAGATGGTTAAAGTGATCAGGAACCACCCCAGCGTTAACCAGACGAGTAGCACGGCCCTCGAACTGAAAGATGCCAACAACGTCGCCGCGGCGAAAAGCGTCGAGAGTCCGAGGTTCATCCAGAGGTACGTTGTAGAGGTCAGCAAGGTCCATCCCAATCATGTCGAGCACGAGCCCGATCATTCCCATAGTGGACAGCCCGAGGAAGTCCATCTACGACGTCGCCGGCGGTTTCAGCGTCCTGCTGGCGACGTGAAGCGAGACGGTCCGCAGTGCCCGCGCGTCAGTCCGCGTGTACATCGCGCGTGTGTCGGCGGTTCGGCCGGCGGCGATGACGATGCCGGCCGCGTGCTGGGCATGCCCGCGTATTCCCCTCAGGTCAATCGCCCACCAGGAGTTCCGGGTTGCTGCGACGGCCGCGCGCGGAGGAACATGGAGTTGCGAGGAATGTGCCCGGGGCATCGTCCGCGCGGGAGTCGCCGCCCAGGCGGTCGAGCACGGCAACGCGAGCGCGCGTTCTCGGCGTTCTTCGGGATGGCGTAGACCCGCGCGACGTCGACTACCGGAGGCGCGGCCGCGCGCGACAGGGGGCGACGTGGCGGCGACTCGGTCAGCTCCATGCGCGGACAGATAATCACGCACCTCATCACGCCGGTCGTCAGCGAAGTCGAGGTCGATAATGTAACAGGTCAGTTCGAGACAGGTCAATGAATCGCTCGAAGACCATCTGAGGGAACTGCATCGGATCCACCTCGGTAATGCGCATGAGGTACGCGGCCAAAGAGGCAGCAGCAGATCCGCGAGCAGGGCCAACAGGAATAGGTCGTGGCCGCAGGTCTTTGGCGAACGTGACGGCGTCCGCCACCATTAGGAAGTAATCGGGGTAGCCCTTCTCAACAATCGGGCCCATCTCATACACCAGGCGTTCATGGTAAGCCTCTTGGTTGGCCCGCATGTGTGCGTTGGTCTTGATCCGGAAGGTCCAGCCGTCCCGCAGCTTCTCCCACATGAAGTCCTCGGCGGTCCAGCCGTCCGGGAGCGGGAAGCGCAGCGGTTCATTCTTGGGGAGCGTTACGGCGCGGCGGCGCGATCTCTTCGGACGCGGAGTGGCGCCCCAAGCTTCGCTCTTGGCGTGAGACCAGTCGCGCGGAACGGCGGTACACCTCAAAGTCCGACGTCGGGTAGGTCAGGAGGATGTCATACTCCCAGCCCGCCTCGGCCGACTCAACTGTACCGCCCCGGTGCGCTGCATGCAGAATCTTCTGCATCTCGTTTTGGCTACCATATGGATAATGAACGTCAGCCGTTGCTACAAGGGGCACGCCGGTTCGACGGCTTAGCTCCGCGAGCGCGGGGTTTACGAGCCGGGTTCGGTCCAGGCCCGGGAAGCGCTGCACTTCCAGATAGTACCCATCGCCCAACAACGACTTGTACTTCCGCACGACCTTCTCGGCGTTCGCCATATCGAACGTCGACACGCGGTGGCGTCGGTCGCCCAGGCTCTTTCCACCGGCTAGCACGCAGTTCAAGTGCGAATCCGCGCACCCAGAAGTTACAATCAAACCCTCCGAGTGATCCCGGAGCATGTCGCCGTGAATCGTCGGCCATCTGTAGAACCCTTCCGCGTACGAGCGCCCGACCAAAGCATTCAGGTTGCGGAGCCCGGTCAGGTCCTCGGCAATAATGGTCTGGTGGAACTTGGCCATGGTCTTCGGAGGGGCGGCGTAGGCTTCCAGGCCGAACATCGGCTTGAGCCCGGCAGCCCGCGCCGCCTTCTCCAACTGCACCCACGATGAAACGTTGCCGTGCTCGGACAGGCAAGCGGCTTGTGACCCCAGCTCAACGAGCCGGTCCACATGGTTCTGAACCGTTCCGAATCCGTCGCCGTCAATAAGAGAACGTCGAGTGGCTGTGGATGGAGACAAAACGCTTAGTCAGCTTCTTCGAAATTCCCATAGTGGCATCACCTCCCCAAGACAAAACGCCCGGAGGCGTCGCGTGACAAGTCATCAGTGTTCTTGCGGCCCATAGTCGATGTAGGCCGTACTGCTTCGCCGGGTATGATGTACCGCCCGTGTGGATCGCGTGCTCGGCGACGGTAGACGCCGCGCAGTACATTAAGGGCTCCCGAGTTGTCAAGCCAGAACTCCGGCTTGACATGCGTCAAGTTGCAGCACCAGTAGTGCTCGCACTCATGATCTATGTCGTGGTCATCCGGGATTGGATTGACCTCGAACGAGTACATCCATCGGATTGGACGTACCTGCCGCGGATAGCCGGGGATGGCTATGGGTGAAGTTTAGGACGTCGGACTTCCTCCCGCGCTTCCAGACGGTTCTTTTCGGAATCCACCACCAGCAGTCATCCCATCCCCGGCGCTCCACCTTGGCATAGAACCGGATGCACCAGGAACAGGCGGCCGTCAACACCGACCATTCCGGCGCACAGTTCGTGCGCGGTAAGGTGCCATTCCAGTACCGTGGTTTCCTTACTCTCCTGGCGTAGCGAGCAGGTCAGGCACGATGAAGCGCGCCCGATGAGGTCGAACAGCATCGCGCGGACCCTCGCCGTTCGTGGCGCGCCCGTCCCACAGGGCGGTCGCGACTTCTCCACGCGCGGTGGTCGCCGACGTACTCCGCCCGCACGCCGAGCCCGGTCCGGTGCTGGTCGCCATAGTCGGCGTTCTTGGCCAGGAACTGCTCAAGGAACTCCGGCAGCAGCACCTCGTAGATGAACCACCCGGACGATGTGGCCGGCTCCCGCAACCCGCGCGGCGGGCGCTGGAGGTCCTGGAACACGCCATCGAGCGCAGCGGCCAGCGCCTTGCCGTGCTGCCGTGCGACCTCGGCGTTCGGCGTCGGCCCGTTGTACCAGTCCATGCCGCCGACAGCCCCGATCCAGCGGTTCATGATGTTGCGCTGCAGCGTGACGTGGGGCGGCTCCTCCTCGGCGTTGATGCACTCCGTGGGACCAGACTCGCCGCACGTCTCCGGGTCCAGGCCCCAAGGGCTGAACCCCCCGTCCGGCGCGATGTCGTCCACCAGGACCTTGTCAGGCCCGACGTACAGCCCGGCCCGCTCGACCGCATCCCGCAGGCCGGACGCGGTGGCGAAGTTTCGGTCCAGCTCCTCGAAGTTGCGGGGCCCTCTGCGACCGGCCCACTCGGCCTCGGCGATCTGCCTTGCCAGATCCTTCCGCGACATCAGGTCGTCGATCTGGATCGTGTTGTCCTCCGCCAGGTGCACCAGCGCCGTGGACGGCCCGGTCCGCAGCTGCTCCGTGCGGTCCTTGATCCACTGCTCCTTAAGGCTCTTACTCACTCTTCCCCTACCTTCTGCAGGTCCCGCATGGTCCCGCTGTCTACGCCGCTCCGGCCAGCTGCCAGGTCATCGCGGATCTCAGCCGATCCTTCAGCTCCCCCGACGTCGCGCTCACGCTACTCCCATCGCGCACCGAGCAGCAGGGCGCTCATGCATGTCGGCGTACGTGGTTGTACAGGCCGGCCATTCTGCCAGCGACCCATCCGCCCGAGGTGAACCAGGGGCCGGTCGGTCCAGCAGTCGCAGCTGTGGCTCAGCGGCTTCTTCACGCGCGCAACGCCCGGGATCGGCGGGCGGTTGATGTGACCGGGCCACTCCACCGTGCTGTAGCCGTGGATCCGGCTGGCGCGGTACCAGGTCGGCGCGAGTCGCCGACGTGGGGTGATGATCGGCGTCGCGGCACTCGATCGGGAACGTGTTGGCCGGGTGCTCGCCGAGGGCCCAGATGTCGACCGACCGGAACTGGTGCTGGCGCGGCTGGAGGCAGAGCACCGGGCGGGGAATCGTGTTCACCACCAGGTCGAAGCTCTCGAACAGCGGGTTGAGGCACGACTCGATGCCGTCCGGCCGCCGCGGAATGTCGTAGTCGATCACCAGCGACTCGTACCGAAACCACAGCTCATCGTAGGTCGAGCGGAGGTCCCACGCTACATGCGCCTGGTCCCGCAGGTCGTCGTTGATGGTGCCATCCCAGGCGTCCGCGTAGACCTTCCGCAGGTAGCTCTCGGGCTCGCCCTGCATGATGTAGCGGATGATCTCGGGGTCGATACCGTGCCCGCTCATCGTGCCGGGGATCGGCTGGTGCAGGTACTGCGCGCCGTAGATGGGCGACCTCTCCTTGCGGGAGAACACGCACACCCGCTTGTCAATCTTCAGCCGCGAGGCCGCGTGCGCAGCCACCAGTCCGCTCGGGCCGCAGCCAAGGATGGCAATCTTCACGATTCATCTCCCATCTGGATCTCGCCGGTGGCGTCATTGATCCAGGCGTAGGTGGGGAGCACCCGCTCGCCAGTCGCGAGCCGGGCCATATCCGGCTTGGAGAGCCGTAGGTAATACCCCTCGGTTTTCATCGGGTCGATGACTGGCCAGAGGTATGGCATGTTCTCGGGCGTGCCATCATACTTATCGCCGTAGATGTGCGGCGCCTTCCGCATCAGGTTCGACCGGTGCGAGCGCAGCACCCACCTGTCCTTGAGCCAGGGCGGGTCTTCCGGGGTGGTGCCGTCCATGTAGACGGCCGACACCTTTCCCTCTTTGTTGAAGCGCTTCTCCACATCCAGCATGCCGCATTCATGCGCCATCTGGGCGAAGTCGCCCCAGAGCTTGTCGCTGCGGCCGCGGACGATGCGCCACTCGTGACAAACAAACAGGCCGTACAGAATCAGAGCTGGCTCATAGCCTGCCCACATCTGTACGGCCGGATGGTTCGCGTACCCGTCCGTGTCGCCATTCAGGGTACGGAGGATCTGGAGCGTCTCCAGGCGTTGCTTGCCGAGACGCGCGTCATCAAGGTCTGCCATCGTCTTCGGATGGCGTAATAACGAGATGTGGCGCGGCATTTCCTCCGACTTAATGCTACCGAGAGGGGCCGGGGATTCCGGCCCCGGCCCCTCCCGAACGCTGCGGTCAGTCTACCGTAGGACGCGCGTAGCGTCTACCGGCCGTGACCTGCCGTTCCTCAGATCAGAACGGGGGCTCGTCCTCCGAGCCCTTCCGGCGCTTCGCCGCCGAGCGGGTCGGAGAGGCAGCCTGAGCCCGCGCGCGGCCCTTCCGCGGTGCGGGGGTCGGCTCCGGCTCCTCCTCGTCGGCCTCTTCCTCCTCGGGCTCCTCCTCGTCGTCGGGGAGTGCCGCGCGGATGGCGTCGCGCAGGTCGTCGTCCGTCATCTTGGTGGTGACCTTGACGCCGAGCTTCTCGGTGGTGTTGAACTTCTTCAGCGCCGCCCGGTCCATCTCGTCGAACTCGTCGCCCTCGGGCTCCTCGTCCTCCTCGGCGTCCTCTTCCGCCTCCTCGTCCTCCTCGGGCTCGTCCTCCGCCTCCTCGTCGGCGTCCTCGGGGAACTCGACGTCCAGGATGGCCTCGATGATGTCCTCGGCCGTGGAGCCGCGCTTGATGGTGATGCCCAGCTCCTTGGCGGCCGCCTTGAGCTTGGCGAGCGTCATGCCCTCCAGCTCCTCCTGGCGGGCCTCCACCTCGTCGCCCTCGGACTCGTCGGCGGCGTCCTCATCCTCGTCCACCTCGTCGTCGTCCTCCTCGACGTCGGCCACCTTGCTGGCCGGCCGGTCGGACGCGGGCATGATCCCGTTGAAAGCGACGGCGAGCCGTTCGCCATACTGCGCGTCGTTCTCGTGTCGGGTGTTGGCGCCGATCAGGATGGACTCCGGAACGGTCCAGGTGCCGATCTTCTTGACGAAACCGTCGTCATCCACGACGACGTTGCCCGCCCAGTACGATTCCACGATCTTCTTGCGCTGGGCCGGGGTCTTCCCGTCCAGGATCGAGTGGAGCAGGCCGTTGACGCCGCTGGCGCGCTCTTGGTGGACACCTGGTAGTACCAGATGCTGTAGCCGTTGTACTTTGCCTTCTTGGTGCCCTTCGGCTCCGCGAGCTCCAGGACCATCTTCAGCATCGGGTCGCCCCCGCGGACTCCGTGCCGCGGAGGCGCTTCAGGAACGAAGAGGTACGGGCCCTGGGCGGGACGCCCAGCTCGCGCCTCGTCGTAGATGTCGTCGATGGTGTCAGGGTCGACGTCCGCCAGACTCGCGTCGGCGACGGTACCCGATGGCGCCCACTTCGGCGTGTCAGGCATCCTTCTGGCTCGGTTCACCGGACGGCGGGCGCCGGTCCGGGTCGTACGCGGGGAACGCGCGGTGCGCGTTTCCGGGCTCCCCGATTCCGTGATCCTGTTGTGGATCTGCGGAAGCGTCAGGCCGTCGGTGTAGGGAGCGAGCACACCAAACCGGTCCTTCCCTGTGTATTCGTTGTACGGTCCCCAGTGGATCCGGCGGACCGGCTTGCCCTTGCTGTTC comes from Gemmatimonadota bacterium and encodes:
- a CDS encoding MSMEG_6728 family protein encodes the protein MPRHISLLRHPKTMADLDDARLGKQRLETLQILRTLNGDTDGYANHPAVQMWAGYEPALILYGLFVCHEWRIVRGRSDKLWGDFAQMAHECGMLDVEKRFNKEGKVSAVYMDGTTPEDPPWLKDRWVLRSHRSNLMRKAPHIYGDKYDGTPENMPYLWPVIDPMKTEGYYLRLSKPDMARLATGERVLPTYAWINDATGEIQMGDES
- a CDS encoding AAA family ATPase, whose product is MVYGNSGVGKTVFGGSFPNSLVLAVDPGTISAARAGSKADVWEIPTWEEFEEAQKWIRAGGYSRYDWIVTDGLTMLRERCMRFVLDREHQRNAARDLFVPAQPDHQGVQNMIKFAVEKFCDLPVNMLFTALPMHVESRSGDEVIVPLVHGQKGDLSHYLTGLMDAFGYMEATENSKGKPVRRIHWGPYNEYTGKDRFGVLAPYTDGLTLPQIHNRITESGSPETRTARSPRTTRTGARRPVNRARRMPDTPKWAPSGTVADASLADVDPDTIDDIYDEARAGRPAQGPYLFVPEAPPRHGVRGGDPMLKMVLELAEPKGTKKAKYNGYSIWYYQVSTKSAPAASTACSTRSWTGRPRPSARRSWNRTGRATSSWMTTVSSRRSAPGPFRSPS